The genomic interval AAAAAAGGGCAATTCTTACATATTAATTTGGGCTCAAAacttttgtgattgattgatgAGCAGCCGACGATCTGGTAGCGTGAGAGTGAATCCTCCGTTCGGCATCAGCATCGGATGATCTGGTAGCGTGAGAGTGAATCGTCCGATCGGCAGTAGCATCGGTCGATCCGGTAGCGTGAGTGAATCCTCCGATCGGCGGTAGCGTGAGAGTGAATCCTCCGATGCTCCGATCGGCAGTAGCATCGTCTCATTTCTAAATGTATTAGTCACCTTAAAGTGGTTTCTAAATGGGATTAGTCGCCTTGCAATTTTGCGCTACAGTATACAAAATTCTCGCAGCAACTAAACATTAACTTCCCTACAGGCCGCAATCGACAAAGCATGGTCAAATACGACGGTAGTAGGTACAACACTGCACGATCACGATACCAAATTACAAATTACATCACATGCTTTTACCATCGAAACCGTGACAAGCGAACCGCAAAAATGCAGCAACCACATTAGGCACGCCTGAAGTATGCATAGTGAAAAAAGGCCAACGCATCAAACAAAAGACTCGCATGCAACAAAAATGCACAAACCAAATTAGGCACGCATGAGATGCAGTTTAGCATAGTGAAAACGCCTGACGTATCAAACACAATTCAATATACGGTATTTAACTGGCAACATTGTTCTTGCAAAGGCCACTGCGAAAACATGTTCACCAAAGGAAGCAGTCAAGCAGATGACAGCAATGCTTGAGGGCAAAAAACTGCAACGCAGAATAAATCCCAAGCCTCAATTACAACAGAAGGAGCAAATTGAAATTTCCACATCTATCACCTAGGAGCTTTCCACATtgcaaacccaaaaaaaaaaaaaaagtaaacctaTTTTGCTTTATGTAATTGAATCTGGGCAAAGAATCTAAACGATTATTTCAATTCCAGTTAACCTAATGCCATCTAAATGATGACTACACCATACCATTTCCAAAATACTGAACTGATGCCATTGACATTGCCTGACAAACATGACCATCGAGCCAGCCATCAAAATTTGCCTCTTATAAGGTTATGAAATTTGTTATTCAACACCTCCAATCAAGTAGGCCAACACTTGGATGATACTCAAATAATCAATAAACTGAGAAATCCTTATCGATGAGCAACAAGATGGATGGATCCTTCTGTTGAAAACTGAGTGCAACAGTTAGAAAACTGAACGGCAGGGCAGAAACATGAGCATAATAGATGGATCTTCCCAGCACAGTTACATGATCATTACATACCTAGTTGGGATATTAAAGGAGTTTGATGGCTATTTTTAATGAAAATGAAGATCCACTGCAATGCTAACATCACACAGAATAAGAAGGCAATGGATGGAGGGCCAAGAAATGAAGTCCAAAGCCTACATGTGCTGTTAAGACTTGAATAACTATCAAATATCAATAGCAAATTTTAAATCAGAATTTGCACCTCGATGCTTCTTCAAACTGACGATCAGCTGGCTACAAGATAGAATAATCATATGACGGTGCAGATTTTGCAAGGAagaaatcaactttaaaatgaAAGTGACCCCTCCAGCCACTGTCATATGAATCACTAACGGGTAGAAGAATATTGCTAAGCCCAAAATCAACAATAGCAGAAtgataaataacaaaaaaagcACCAGCCACCTGCAAGATGAGAATAAAAGAACCTTTAAACACATGAAACAGaagcaaataaataaaaagaccAATAAACAGTAGTAAATATAGATAAACAGATAAGAGATGACGCATACCTCATTGAGGATGGCTGAGCCTTATAACCCTTGTACAGAGAGGAACAATGTCCAAATAACCATGCAACAATGCCGTTGAAGATGATGTATGTTAAAGGAGTCAGAAGATACGAGCACCTCGTACATCTTCAGTAACTTCTGTATGTGGAGCAACTCGAGCAGGCCTTCACTCCGCAGAAAAAGGAACATAAGTGGCAACCAAGTAATATTCATAACAGTGTTCACCAGCATCCACTTAACTCTAGTTCTATGTAGACACATAAAACCGTACAATTCAGTAAACCAAGACCCGACAAACAAAGGTTTTGTTGTTGCCACTGAACATGGTAGCACAAATAGCAGGAACAAGCAGATAAACATCCTTCAGATTTCATGTTGAAGTATCAACACCGTGAAGATCTAGTTGGTCTGCATCGCATCTGCATGGTATTTCTCCAAGTCAGCATCAAGTTCTTCAGCAGACTTTGGCTGGCTACGCTCTTTGCCACGGCGACCACCGGATCCACCAGGaccaccactgcctcctccgccaccacggcgCCTCCCACCCCCCCTTGGACGAGGTCTACCCTGCGGCAGTCCAGCTGGGCCACCCCTTGGTGCACTGTAACATTTCAAAAACAATAAAGGTAAGTTGGCAAGATCTTATATGAACTGGAGAATGATCAGAAGTGCACACAAAATAACAAGAACGTTttgaaaagcaaaaaaacaaatcaatcgATAATGAGATATCAACATCTCTGATACATAGATAcaattttaggcttttagcaaCAAGTGCAATTATAAACAATTAACAGAAAGCATCACAAACAACCAATGTATATAATCAGTCACCATGTTTGACTTGAATAAAAAATTAATGTGCAAGAATTTTCTGAAGatgatgaaatgaaatgaaaaatcATGCAAGTGTTATTTTGTGGAGCACAGATATCAAATTATAGAAAATACTCAGTAGTATTGTAGCATCAGCCCTCACAATCAAAATACATCACAGCAGTGATGAGCAATCATGCAAAACTTTAGCATACAAACAAACAAAGGATAATGTAGCAATCCGAACATACCTCTTAGCAACATTTCTAACGTAGCCTCCGTTATTTGCTGGAAGAGCAGCTGCAGCTGTAGGAGTATTGGTCCCAAGAATCTCTATTTTCATTGGCTTACCATCAAGTTGCACATTGTTATATTTCTTCACTGCTGCGACAGCATCGCCACGCCTTGCAAATACAACTTCAGCTGTTCCCTGGAAGGGATAGACAAAAGTCAGGCTAtcacataaaaaacaaaaaaaaaaacaaatgcatgTAAAGAAGTGTAAGATTGAATCTGTACCTTAGACCTCCCACTTCTGTCATAGTGAATTACGTATTTCTTAAGATCACCTAATTCAGAGAAAAGCTCCTGcatcattaaaaaataaataactcaGAAAAATGCTTAAGGGAAAAACATGTCACATGAAGATTTCAGGCAATTTCTACTGGCTAATGATATCTACTTAAATGATCAGATTGACATGGAATTTGATGAAATAGGACAGTAAAAAAATATCCTAGAAGTAGACAATAATTAattgtcttaaaaaaattcaaataacccATGGGTCAACATACAAATCACTAACTAGAGCATATCACTATCTTTGCACAAATTAATCAAGACCTTTTTTCAGAGGAAAAAAGATCAGATCTCGATGGACCAGAATTATTTAACATCAGATCGAAGCTAGCAGTATGAACAAAAC from Oryza glaberrima chromosome 3, OglaRS2, whole genome shotgun sequence carries:
- the LOC127769019 gene encoding THO complex subunit 4A-like; its protein translation is MAETLDMTLDDIIKNNKKANPSSGRGRREGRRGSAAGGGGGGGGGVGGGGGGGVGPTRRPFKRSGNRAGPYQPPKAPESAWQHDMYSDVAAGGGGGSGGGGRVSAIETGTKLYISNLDFGVSTEDIKELFSELGDLKKYVIHYDRSGRSKGTAEVVFARRGDAVAAVKKYNNVQLDGKPMKIEILGTNTPTAAAALPANNGGYVRNVAKSAPRGGPAGLPQGRPRPRGGGRRRGGGGGSGGPGGSGGRRGKERSQPKSAEELDADLEKYHADAMQTN